One part of the Magallana gigas chromosome 5, xbMagGiga1.1, whole genome shotgun sequence genome encodes these proteins:
- the LOC105323276 gene encoding uncharacterized protein, protein MDPSVMEYVQVLQQNVAELHQMGKEWGMTEEEMSACIERVLKEDENVVVTPPPTFTLRRILRRVPMAIFFLFVTILAIACGTLVLFYVYPPAENYVSGALQPYGYTIFRAVRLATLPLHRYFNITSLYDAECIVGNPWFEEPSMDCIFCEGVKNIEILYDTNDQELIMKYLADARPMVFQGLAETVSFEDLRHLYRNNKDVIDTAAFFQSNVPGMKNIQDLFKDEIDENVLYKDKTTIHWLTKNIAGSQVMRKLFPRPSFIPPDSEVALEKVVFVDGHKSEHYELVAVILQQGYYMQLSGSRKVIVTPTKSCREVCSPMHILMNEGDVLTYNPGIWRVVMMPNLQNKLSIGFLGSYSFNGLNHGEIKIDEEPTTANGGEKRE, encoded by the exons ATGGATCCATCTGTTATGGAATACGTGCAAGTCCTTCAACAAAATGTTGCTGAATTACACCAAATGGGGAAAGAATGGGGCATGACAGAGGAAGAGATGTCAGCTTGTATCGAAAGAGTATTGAAGGAAGATGAGAATGTCGTTGTAACTCCCCCACCTACCTTTACATTGAGGCGCATCTTACGACGTGTCCCCATGGCAATTTTCTTCCTGTTTGTGACCATTCTGGCCATCGCGTGTGGAACTTTGGTTCTATTTTACGTGTATCCGCCTGCAGAGAACTATGTATCAGGAGCTCTTCAGCCGTATGGTTACACAATCTTCAGAGCGGTGCGTCTTGCAACACTTCCTCTTCACCGTTACTTCAATATCACGA GTTTGTATGATGCTGAGTGTATTGTTGGAAACCCTTGGTTTGAGGAACCCTCCATGGACTGCATCTTTTGTGAGGGTGTGAAAAATATCGAAATTTTATATGACACCAATGACCAAGAGTTGATAATGAAATATCTTGCAGATGCCAGACCTATGGTTTTTCAG GGGTTGGCTGAGACGGTATCATTCGAAGATTTAAGACACCTCTACAGAAATAATAAGGATGTCATTGATACTGCTGCTTTCTTCCAATCCAATGTGCCAGGAATGAAGAACATTCAGGACCTGTTCAAAGATGAAATAGATGAAAATGTTTTGTACAAGGACAAAACGACCATTCACTG GTTGACAAAAAACATCGCCGGCAGTCAGGTGATGAGGAAGCTGTTTCCTCGGCCATCTTTTATTCCTCCTGATAGTGAGGTGGCCCTGGAGAAGGTGGTGTTTGTGGATGGACATAAATCTGAGCACTATGAGCTG GTGGCAGTGATTTTACAGCAGGGCTATTACATGCAGCTGTCAGGCAGTCGTAAGGTGATAGTCACACCCACCAAATCTTGTAGAGAGGTGTGCAGCCCCATGCATATCCTGATGAATGAAGGAGATGTCT TGACCTATAACCCTGGAATCTGGAGGGTAGTAATGATGCCAAACTTACAGAATAAGCTCAGCATTGGTTTTCTGGGGTCCTACTCTTTCAATGGATTAAATCATGGTGAAATTAAAATAGACGAGGAACCCACAACAGCAAATGGTGGAGAGAAAAGagaataa
- the LOC105323277 gene encoding uncharacterized protein isoform X1 yields MKPHLKMSAEDASLQFPLHVSTEDEEFVIEKDSDDVTSPHGPQFDDQGFLSNEDQIGGVRLKRRRRCGQCGPCQVKENCNKCHYCVRKDVLKQTCVYRKCVYLRSKPKPYSRQPKEVIPLSQRPLVNSPPTDVPRPTSQQVTSLFPDNNGLAKTLMPNNTVSSPPLPFPFGLPSGPTTQTESKFKPPTSVAPDLFGSMCEHKGSNPTLSLSGPMNNHQSPLIPSLTNNSLTSPISDFSSTFPRPSIHVPLPHSIRESPLMHYPGYGRAMVNEARPDIQSPCMYSPPSLRPPLPSSVSPMNMSPFDRNPVGGYLDRPPNGPTYLPNSPDLYRPFTSIPSASPGYPYSTQSRFSHNAAVYPSAPSLPGYSGLGMHPSLHPSAMPSSGPHYGAFQTPSFTSNQSIGCPKNGQCPPASQTLDTQLMQERYGSTPNSKDNVSSKDKAKESKNDSTTDEVELAEQARNVFNLAERRRRSSSSSDCFDYSSRKDRYKLPPIPAAPLFCANMPWDMFNVYNWSRRPASVLSDDTSHASVTSSDFECDIIGIDDLQINAMIRSDGCNSIAIEFDDRASETSGMSTKSGNTGSSQNSENECSTLVKKVYIQGSVHLKQDLGEEGIIQLELPGNKVTLEEAYLDSELASYSCDVDELLNFIRKEPELICFD; encoded by the exons At GAAACCGCATTTAAAAATGAGTGCTGAGGATGCGTCACTCCAGTTTCCTCTGCATGTCAGCACAGAGGATGAGGAGTTTGTGATCGAGAAAGACAGTGATGATGTCACTAGTCCTCATGGTCCACAGTTTGATG ACCAaggatttttatccaacgaggaTCAGATTGGAGGAGTGCGTCTCAAAAGACGCCGGAGGTGTGGACAATGTGGGCCATGCCAAGTGAAAGAGAATTGCAACAAGTGTCACTACTGTGTCCGCAAAGATGTGCTTAAACAAACCTGTGTGTACCGAAAATGTGTATACCTGAGATCCAAGCCCAAGCCTTACTCAAGGCAGCCCAAGGAGGTCATTCCACTCAGTCAGCGGCCTCTGGTCAATTCCCCACCCACTGATGTTCCCAGACCCACTTCGCAGCAGGTGACCTCCTTGTTTCCAGATAACAATGGACTTGCAAAAACACTGATGCCAAATAACACTGTGTCTTCTCCCCCCTTGCCTTTTCCATTTGGATTACCATCAGGACCAACAACACAGACTGAATCGAAATTCAAGCCACCAACTAGTGTGGCACCAGATCTTTTTGGCAGCATGTGTGAACACAAGGGTTCGAATCCGACTTTGTCTTTATCAGGGCCAATGAACAACCATCAGTCACCATTGATACCAAGTCTCACCAATAATTCATTAACATCACCAATATCTGATTTCAGCAGTACATTTCCTCGACCATCTATCCATGTTCCTCTTCCCCACTCCATTCGAGAATCTCCGCTAATGCATTATCCAGGGTATGGCAGGGCCATGGTGAACGAAGCCCGGCCAGACATACAGTCACCCTGCATGTATTCACCTCCTTCCCTTCGTCCACCTCTTCCTAGTTCTGTTTCACCGATGAATATGTCACCATTTGATCGTAATCCAGTGGGAGGGTATTTAGACAGACCCCCCAATGGACCGACTTATCTTCCAAATAGTCCAGACTTGTACAGACCATTCACCTCAATACCATCAGCTTCACCAGGATATCCATATTCTACACAGTCAAGGTTTTCTCACAATGCGGCAGTGTATCCTTCTGCCCCGTCATTACCAGGCTACTCAGGACTTGGAATGCATCCGTCTCTGCATCCCTCTGCGATGCCCAGCAGTGGTCCGCATTATGGAGCATTTCAGACACCTTCCTTTACCTCCAACCAATCTATCGGGTGTCCAAAAAACGGGCAGTGCCCTCCTGCATCCCAGACTTTGGATACCCAACTGATGCAGGAGAGGTATGGGTCTACCCCCAATTCCAAGGACAATGTCAGTTCTAAGGATAAGGCCAAAGAATCCAAAAATGATTCCACTACTGATGAAGTGGAATTGGCGGAACAAGCTAGAAATGTCTTTAATCTGGCAGAGAGAAGGAGACGAAGCTCATCTTCCTCAGACTGTTTTGATTATTCATCTCGCAAAGACAGATATAAACTTCCACCTATCCCTGCGGCTCCACTTTTCTGTGCAAATATGCCATGGGACATGTTTAATGTGTACAACTGGAGCAGACGACCAGCATCTGTTCTGAGTGATGATACGAGTCATGCCAGTGTGACATCCTCAGATTTTGAATGTGACATCATTGGCATTGACGATTTACAAATCAATGCCATGATCAGATCTGATGGTTGTAACAGTATTGCAATAGAGTTTGATGACCGTGCATCAGAAACTTCTGGAATGAGCACAAAATCAGGCAACACAGGATCTAGTCAGAACAGTGAGAATGAGTGCTCGACACTTGTGAAAAAGGTGTACATTCAGGGGTCAGTTCACCTGAAGCAGGACTTGGGTGAAGAAGGAATCATTCAGCTGGAACTTCCTGGGAACAAAGTGACGTTAGAGGAGGCTTACCTGGACAGCGAGCTGGCTTCTTATTCCTGTGACGTCGATGAATTACTAAATTTCATCAGGAAAGAACCAGAACTGATATGTTTCGATTAA
- the LOC105323278 gene encoding uncharacterized protein isoform X1 codes for MDSCVLEYVQVLQQNVAELHQMGKEWGMTEEEMSACIERVLKEDENVVVAPPPTFTLRRILRCVPVAIFFLFVTILVIACGAMVLFYVYPPAWNYVSGALKLYDYKLLRAVRLAALPLHRYFNITSLYDAECIVGNPWFEGPSKECIWCRDVHKFEILNDTTDQDLITNYLREARPMVFQGLAKKVTFDDLRQLYRNNKDVLDTAAVFQSNVPGMKNIEDLFIDEIDEDFLYKDKTTIHWTTKNIPSSQVMRKLFPRPSFIPSESEVALDKVVFVDGHKSGHYEVTTVRFEMGYYMQLSSSRKVIVTPSRHRREVCSPMHTLMNEGDIMTYNPLVWRAVMMPNVDNMLSIGYLGSYSFAGLKQDEINPEDQPPSSHDWEKKE; via the exons ATGGATTCCTGTGTTCTGGAATACGTACAAGTCCTTCAACAAAATGTTGCCGAATTACACCAAATGGGTAAAGAATGGGGTATGACAGAGGAAGAGATGTCAGCCTGTATCGAAAGAGTATTGAAGGAAGATGAGAATGTCGTTGTAGCTCCCCCACCTACCTTTACATTGAGGCGTATCTTACGATGTGTTCCCGTTGCAATTTTCTTTCTGTTTGTGACCATTCTGGTCATTGCGTGTGGTGCGATGGTTCTATTTTACGTGTACCCACCTGCATGGAATTATGTATCAGGAGCACTTAAACTATATGACTACAAATTGTTGAGAGCGGTGCGTCTTGCAGCACTTCCTCTGCACCGTTATTTCAATATCACAA GTTTGTATGATGCCGAATGCATTGTTGGCAACCCCTGGTTTGAGGGACCTTCTAAAGAATGTATCTGGTGTAGAGATGTGcacaaatttgaaattttaaatgacacTACAGACCAagatttaataacaaattatctcAGAGAAGCGAGACCTATGGTTTTTCAG GGGTTGGCTAAGAAAGTAACATTTGATGACTTAAGACAATTGTACAGAAATAATAAGGATGTCCTTGACACAGCTGCTGTCTTCCAATCCAATGTGCCAGGAATGAAGAACATTGAGGACCTGTTTATTGATGAAATAGATGAGGACTTTTTGTACAAGGACAAAACAACCATCCACTG GACGACCAAAAACATCCCTAGCAGTCAGGTGATGAGGAAGTTGTTTCCTCGTCCATCTTTTATTCCTTCTGAGAGTGAGGTGGCTTTGGATAAAGTGGTTTTCGTGGATGGTCATAAATCAGGCCACTATGAAGTA ACAACTGTAAGGTTTGAAATGGGCTATTACATGCAGCTGTCAAGCAGTCGCAAGGTGATAGTCACGCCCTCCAGACATCGTAGAGAGGTGTGCAGCCCCATGCATACCTTGATGAATGAAGGAGACATta TGACCTATAACCCCTTGGTCTGGAGAGCAGTGATGATGCCAAATGTAGACAATATGCTCAGCATTGGATATTTGGGGTCCTACTCTTTTGCTGGATTGAAACAGGATGAGATTAATCCAGAAGATCAGCCCCCTTCATCACATGATTGGGAGAAAAAGGAATGA
- the LOC105323278 gene encoding uncharacterized protein isoform X2, giving the protein MLYSYNSNILGLYDAECIVGNPWFEGPSKECIWCRDVHKFEILNDTTDQDLITNYLREARPMVFQGLAKKVTFDDLRQLYRNNKDVLDTAAVFQSNVPGMKNIEDLFIDEIDEDFLYKDKTTIHWTTKNIPSSQVMRKLFPRPSFIPSESEVALDKVVFVDGHKSGHYEVTTVRFEMGYYMQLSSSRKVIVTPSRHRREVCSPMHTLMNEGDIMTYNPLVWRAVMMPNVDNMLSIGYLGSYSFAGLKQDEINPEDQPPSSHDWEKKE; this is encoded by the exons atgttatactcaTATAACAGTAACATACTAG GTTTGTATGATGCCGAATGCATTGTTGGCAACCCCTGGTTTGAGGGACCTTCTAAAGAATGTATCTGGTGTAGAGATGTGcacaaatttgaaattttaaatgacacTACAGACCAagatttaataacaaattatctcAGAGAAGCGAGACCTATGGTTTTTCAG GGGTTGGCTAAGAAAGTAACATTTGATGACTTAAGACAATTGTACAGAAATAATAAGGATGTCCTTGACACAGCTGCTGTCTTCCAATCCAATGTGCCAGGAATGAAGAACATTGAGGACCTGTTTATTGATGAAATAGATGAGGACTTTTTGTACAAGGACAAAACAACCATCCACTG GACGACCAAAAACATCCCTAGCAGTCAGGTGATGAGGAAGTTGTTTCCTCGTCCATCTTTTATTCCTTCTGAGAGTGAGGTGGCTTTGGATAAAGTGGTTTTCGTGGATGGTCATAAATCAGGCCACTATGAAGTA ACAACTGTAAGGTTTGAAATGGGCTATTACATGCAGCTGTCAAGCAGTCGCAAGGTGATAGTCACGCCCTCCAGACATCGTAGAGAGGTGTGCAGCCCCATGCATACCTTGATGAATGAAGGAGACATta TGACCTATAACCCCTTGGTCTGGAGAGCAGTGATGATGCCAAATGTAGACAATATGCTCAGCATTGGATATTTGGGGTCCTACTCTTTTGCTGGATTGAAACAGGATGAGATTAATCCAGAAGATCAGCCCCCTTCATCACATGATTGGGAGAAAAAGGAATGA
- the LOC105323277 gene encoding uncharacterized protein isoform X2, whose amino-acid sequence MSAEDASLQFPLHVSTEDEEFVIEKDSDDVTSPHGPQFDDQGFLSNEDQIGGVRLKRRRRCGQCGPCQVKENCNKCHYCVRKDVLKQTCVYRKCVYLRSKPKPYSRQPKEVIPLSQRPLVNSPPTDVPRPTSQQVTSLFPDNNGLAKTLMPNNTVSSPPLPFPFGLPSGPTTQTESKFKPPTSVAPDLFGSMCEHKGSNPTLSLSGPMNNHQSPLIPSLTNNSLTSPISDFSSTFPRPSIHVPLPHSIRESPLMHYPGYGRAMVNEARPDIQSPCMYSPPSLRPPLPSSVSPMNMSPFDRNPVGGYLDRPPNGPTYLPNSPDLYRPFTSIPSASPGYPYSTQSRFSHNAAVYPSAPSLPGYSGLGMHPSLHPSAMPSSGPHYGAFQTPSFTSNQSIGCPKNGQCPPASQTLDTQLMQERYGSTPNSKDNVSSKDKAKESKNDSTTDEVELAEQARNVFNLAERRRRSSSSSDCFDYSSRKDRYKLPPIPAAPLFCANMPWDMFNVYNWSRRPASVLSDDTSHASVTSSDFECDIIGIDDLQINAMIRSDGCNSIAIEFDDRASETSGMSTKSGNTGSSQNSENECSTLVKKVYIQGSVHLKQDLGEEGIIQLELPGNKVTLEEAYLDSELASYSCDVDELLNFIRKEPELICFD is encoded by the exons ATGAGTGCTGAGGATGCGTCACTCCAGTTTCCTCTGCATGTCAGCACAGAGGATGAGGAGTTTGTGATCGAGAAAGACAGTGATGATGTCACTAGTCCTCATGGTCCACAGTTTGATG ACCAaggatttttatccaacgaggaTCAGATTGGAGGAGTGCGTCTCAAAAGACGCCGGAGGTGTGGACAATGTGGGCCATGCCAAGTGAAAGAGAATTGCAACAAGTGTCACTACTGTGTCCGCAAAGATGTGCTTAAACAAACCTGTGTGTACCGAAAATGTGTATACCTGAGATCCAAGCCCAAGCCTTACTCAAGGCAGCCCAAGGAGGTCATTCCACTCAGTCAGCGGCCTCTGGTCAATTCCCCACCCACTGATGTTCCCAGACCCACTTCGCAGCAGGTGACCTCCTTGTTTCCAGATAACAATGGACTTGCAAAAACACTGATGCCAAATAACACTGTGTCTTCTCCCCCCTTGCCTTTTCCATTTGGATTACCATCAGGACCAACAACACAGACTGAATCGAAATTCAAGCCACCAACTAGTGTGGCACCAGATCTTTTTGGCAGCATGTGTGAACACAAGGGTTCGAATCCGACTTTGTCTTTATCAGGGCCAATGAACAACCATCAGTCACCATTGATACCAAGTCTCACCAATAATTCATTAACATCACCAATATCTGATTTCAGCAGTACATTTCCTCGACCATCTATCCATGTTCCTCTTCCCCACTCCATTCGAGAATCTCCGCTAATGCATTATCCAGGGTATGGCAGGGCCATGGTGAACGAAGCCCGGCCAGACATACAGTCACCCTGCATGTATTCACCTCCTTCCCTTCGTCCACCTCTTCCTAGTTCTGTTTCACCGATGAATATGTCACCATTTGATCGTAATCCAGTGGGAGGGTATTTAGACAGACCCCCCAATGGACCGACTTATCTTCCAAATAGTCCAGACTTGTACAGACCATTCACCTCAATACCATCAGCTTCACCAGGATATCCATATTCTACACAGTCAAGGTTTTCTCACAATGCGGCAGTGTATCCTTCTGCCCCGTCATTACCAGGCTACTCAGGACTTGGAATGCATCCGTCTCTGCATCCCTCTGCGATGCCCAGCAGTGGTCCGCATTATGGAGCATTTCAGACACCTTCCTTTACCTCCAACCAATCTATCGGGTGTCCAAAAAACGGGCAGTGCCCTCCTGCATCCCAGACTTTGGATACCCAACTGATGCAGGAGAGGTATGGGTCTACCCCCAATTCCAAGGACAATGTCAGTTCTAAGGATAAGGCCAAAGAATCCAAAAATGATTCCACTACTGATGAAGTGGAATTGGCGGAACAAGCTAGAAATGTCTTTAATCTGGCAGAGAGAAGGAGACGAAGCTCATCTTCCTCAGACTGTTTTGATTATTCATCTCGCAAAGACAGATATAAACTTCCACCTATCCCTGCGGCTCCACTTTTCTGTGCAAATATGCCATGGGACATGTTTAATGTGTACAACTGGAGCAGACGACCAGCATCTGTTCTGAGTGATGATACGAGTCATGCCAGTGTGACATCCTCAGATTTTGAATGTGACATCATTGGCATTGACGATTTACAAATCAATGCCATGATCAGATCTGATGGTTGTAACAGTATTGCAATAGAGTTTGATGACCGTGCATCAGAAACTTCTGGAATGAGCACAAAATCAGGCAACACAGGATCTAGTCAGAACAGTGAGAATGAGTGCTCGACACTTGTGAAAAAGGTGTACATTCAGGGGTCAGTTCACCTGAAGCAGGACTTGGGTGAAGAAGGAATCATTCAGCTGGAACTTCCTGGGAACAAAGTGACGTTAGAGGAGGCTTACCTGGACAGCGAGCTGGCTTCTTATTCCTGTGACGTCGATGAATTACTAAATTTCATCAGGAAAGAACCAGAACTGATATGTTTCGATTAA